DNA sequence from the Candidatus Methylomirabilis tolerans genome:
AGGTGCAAGTGGGGCGCGTGACTATTTCCGGTACTCCCGACCCGCCCGATCACGTCTCCCTTCTTGACCTCATCCCCGACCTTCACGAGAAACGCCGACTGGTGCAAGTACGAAGAAAAGACTCCCAGGCCGTGATCAATCACCGTGATGTTACCTTCCAGTAGATAATCATGGCCGAGGTGCGCGACCTTCCCGGCGGCAATCGCCTGTATCGCAAAGCCCTCCGGGGCCTGAAAATCGGTGCCTCGATGAAACCGAAACCAGTCTTGAGCTGGATTCATCCGAATCTGGCCGAAAGGGGTCGTCATCAATCCGGCATGGTCGGTTTTTTCAATCGGATAGATCGTTCCGTCCTGCCAGAGTGGCAGAGGTGAAGAGGCCTGAAGAGCCTCAGTGATCGCCTTTTTCTCTCTGGCGATTCTGTCGAGATCGGTTTGGCCAAAGACCTGTGTGTTCCAGCGCGGGCTGACGCTCTTCTCAAATTCTCCTTGTTTGACGATCAGTGTTTTCGTCGATAACGCTCGTTTGGTTGCCGCCTCATACACCGTCATCTGGTATTCACCGGGTTGCTGGTATAAATCCACCGCGACAATTCCGTATAGCGCGCCCCCCTTGCTGAAGATCGGGATGGCGGAGGTGGCGCTGCCTGTTGTCATGATACCCTGAACGTCTGAAACCTTCGCGCCGTCGGTAACCTTCACTATCTTCACGTCTCCCTGACGGAGCGTCAGTGCATCCAGGGACTCCGCCTGAGTCACCGTATCGAAGGTCATGCAGACAAGCAGGGTTATGGCAATAGCAACTAACTTCTTCATGAGGCTCCGTTCCCCCTCTATTTTCGTCTCCCCCCTTTGTAAAAGGGGGTCAGGGGGGATTTCAGTGCCCTGGGCTGTCG
Encoded proteins:
- a CDS encoding M23 family metallopeptidase, producing MTTGSATSAIPIFSKGGALYGIVAVDLYQQPGEYQMTVYEAATKRALSTKTLIVKQGEFEKSVSPRWNTQVFGQTDLDRIAREKKAITEALQASSPLPLWQDGTIYPIEKTDHAGLMTTPFGQIRMNPAQDWFRFHRGTDFQAPEGFAIQAIAAGKVAHLGHDYLLEGNITVIDHGLGVFSSYLHQSAFLVKVGDEVKKGDVIGRVGSTGNSHAPHLHLALRVGAALVDPTQFIEAMRQP